In one window of Macrobrachium rosenbergii isolate ZJJX-2024 chromosome 11, ASM4041242v1, whole genome shotgun sequence DNA:
- the LOC136843352 gene encoding uncharacterized protein — translation MRVVITVFSLLVCSANAGNKQEAITIGDEKSTLHEPHVQSSDTRENYGKGLTTGEAYQRTSTAQAEETVRSRTETEDLSMVILCSSKNKTILVKKDFLFNDAVLDQICAEGKETVHENTQYDNSVNPRLSRDKRDINNTDPPVSDPNSQETELPKAEPWVWTGPVHQQNHGTPTNRPISIGNILGQRIANHHRTQPSRDLNLPASSTRNSRFHPTPSASQMDDHLLDTKLKQDKVSAFNGIPRQYPLADSYSRYPEIPSRPQQNYYAPPPFPSLGEAGASLLSLLNPLNLFRSPVPPQLPIGNNQLPYNTNHLSPTTNHLSYNTNHLRHIPNPLKPSSYDFRQPTWSQEEHSKGGDPFIETGKIKYEIIKDNKKHEYGHEFMKDSPLRDDIYVGKDGNLYIRDDNTDENSYSNFQASSYAGDVNDLASPMLKEDVKIHHGRYEEEGIEDTIFDEQYQELLKNHNMDEQDPADYTTHFKDFVNDHQDDYDLNSLDFYNDDDKFSKNQQSNSLREVPLDWVPTPPGRINYPTYFYVPRPVIMPSVYRSRLRRPLPPRVGGHPTPNLRLNGFNPLSSYLFPSSISRPLSQGYDVSDYQRLLLNAQRKSTNYEDPSDKRTQSTTPSDTRTMTNAHGFYPGNGFFDADFPTVFQMAPFKQSTDGLSAALQPNGTLQIDMKNSTITSVQ, via the exons ATGAGGGTAGTCATCACTGTCTTCAGTCTG ctTGTGTGCAGCGCAAATGCTGGAAATAAACAAGAAGCCATCACAATTGGAGATGAAAAATCTACACTGCATGAACCACACGTCCAATCAAGTGATACCAGGGAAAACTACGGCAAAGGGTTAACCACTGGTGAAGCGTACCAACGCACCTCTACCGCCCAAGCCGAGGAAACTGTACGCTCAAGGACTGAGACTGAAGACCTTTCTATGGTCATACTTTGTAGTTCTAAAAACAAAACGATTCTCGTGAAGAAAGACTTCTTGTTTAATGATGCTGTTTTGGATCAGATTTGtgcagaaggaaaagaaacagttcATGAAAACACTCAATATGATAATAGTGTAAACCCTAGATTATCTAGGGATAAACGAGATATTAATAATACGGACCCTCCTGTTAGTGACCCCAATTCCCAGGAAACAGAACTGCCCAAAGCAGAGCCCTGGGTATGGACAGGTCCTGTGCATCAGCAGAATCACGGCACGCCTACAAACAGACCCATATCTATAGGAAACATACTGGGTCAACGAATAGCAAATCACCACAGAACACAACCCTCCCGTGATTTAAATCTACCCGCGTCATCGACGCGGAATTCTCGGTTTCACCCCACGCCGAGTGCATCGCAGATGGATGACCACTTGCTCGATACGAAACTTAAGCAAGACAAAGTTTCGGCATTCAACGGCATTCCCAGGCAGTATCCTTTGGCTGATTCTTACTCAAGATATCCTGAGATCCCTTCTCGTCCTCAGCAAAACTATTACGCGCCCCCTCCTTTCCCGTCTCTTGGTGAAGCAGGAGCTAGCCTTCTTAGTCTACTGAATCCTCTAAATTTATTCAGGTCACCTGTACCGCCTCAGTTACCTATAGGCAACAACCAGCTACCCTACAATACCAACCACTTATCACCCACCACTAATCATTTATCCTACAATACCAATCACCTGAGACATATACCCAACCCTTTGAAGCCATCGTCTTACGATTTTCGTCAGCCAACCTGGTCTCAAGAGGAACATTCCAAGGGAGGTGATCCTTTTATAGAGACAGGAAAAATCAAGTATGAAATAATCAAAGACAACAAGAAACACGAGTATGGCCATGAGTTTATGAAGGACTCCCCACTCCGGGATGACATCTACGTGGGGAAAGATGGGAACTTGTACATCAGGGATGATAACactgatgaaaattcatattcaaaCTTTCAGGCCAGTTCATATGCCGGTGATGTTAATGACCTAGCATCTCCTATGCTGAAGGAGGATGTTAAAATCCACCATGGCAGATACGAGGAGGAGGGCATTGAGGACACTATATTTGACGAGCAGTATCAAGAACTACTGAAAAACCACAACATGGATGAACAAGACCCAGCAGATTACACTACACATTTTAAAGACTTCGTCAATGACCATCAAGATGATTATGATCTCaacagtttggatttctataatgACGATGACAAGTTTTCAAAAAATCAACAATCAAATAGTTTACGTGAAGTTCCGCTTGACTGGGTCCCTACGCCACCTGGTCGTATTAATTATCCAACATACTTCTACGTGCCTAGACCTGTAATTATGCCATCAGTGTACAGATCCAGGCTAAGACGCCCTTTACCGCCTAGAGTTGGGGGTCACCCAACACCTAATTTAAGACTAAATGGCTTTAATCCTCTGAGTTCATATCTCTTTCCATCCTCCATTTCTCGACCACTATCACAAGGATACGACGTGAGCGATTACCAGCGTCTATTGCTTAATGCCCAAAGAAAGTCCACAAATTACGAAGATCCCAGTGACAAGAGGACACAAAGCACCACCCCATCAGACACGAGAACGATGACAAACGCCCATGGCTTTTATCCTGGGAATGGATTCTTTGATGCCGATTTTCCCACGGTCTTCCAAATGGCACCATTTAAACAAAGCACAGATGGCCTATCTGCAGCATTACAACCAAACGGAACGCTTCAAATTGACATGAAAAATTCCACAATTACCTCtgtccaatga